One Stigmatopora nigra isolate UIUO_SnigA chromosome 1, RoL_Snig_1.1, whole genome shotgun sequence DNA segment encodes these proteins:
- the atg13 gene encoding autophagy-related protein 13 isoform X2 — MESDLNPQDKKDLDKFIKFFALKTVQVIVQGRLGEKICIRSSSSPTGSDWFNLAIKDIPEVTHEAKKALAGQLPGVGRSMCVEISLKTSEGDSMELETWCLEMNEKCDKDIKVSYTVYDRLSVLLKSLLAVTRVTPAYKLSRKQGHDYVILYRIYFGEVQMRGLGEGFQTVRVGVVGTPVGTLTLSCAYRTNLALMSNRQFERSVPIMGIIVDHFVDPPGGSQRTAAMGQPCNYRAPDDDDGETFAGVQDSQEACTTSFSTSPPSQLYASRVSYQPPVLAGAIEVCHTAVIPSQAPHAAGKEDGHVLIPAHAYHGHHGHVTAERTVNTPVGSGGNDDDILSQGGRSAFPSDPLASLNAFTRKVGAFVNKPNTRRHSAAMDLPFAAFAPRGLDTEDNDPMVHPPDSPPCVSPLQASLHSQGSEESGQQDDFVMVDFRPAFSKDDLLPMDLGTFYREFQNPPQLASLSLHISSQSMADDLVDSLPEKLAIYERNIDEFDAFVDMLQ; from the exons ATGGAAAGTGACCTGAATCCCCAGGATAAAAAAGACTTGGATAAATTCATTAAGTTCTTCGCCTTGAAG ACGGTGCAGGTGATCGTCCAAGGTCGCCTGGGTGAAAAGATATGCATTCGCTCGTCTTCCTCCCCTACTGGCTCTGACTGG tttaatctAGCAATCAAAGACATCCCGGAAGTAACCCATGAAGCTAAGAAAGCACTGGCCGGTCAACTTCCCGGCGTTGGGCGCTCAATGTGTGTCGAGATCTCCCTCAAGACGTCGGAG GGGGACTCCATGGAGTTAGAGACTTGGTGCCTGGAGATGAATGAAAA ATGTGACAAGGACATCAAAGTGTCGTATACCGTCTACGACCGTCTATCCGTCCTTCTAAAGTCTCTGCTGGCTGTCACCAGAGTAACACCTGCCTACAAACTTTCCCGAAAGCAGGGACATGACTATGTGATATTGTACAG AATCTATTTTGGGGAAGTTCAAATGAGAGGATTAGGAGAAG GTTTCCAGACGGTACGCGTTGGCGTGGTGGGAACCCCCGTTGGCACTCTCACACTTTCTTGTGCCTATCGCACCAATTTGGCTTTAATGTCCAACAG ACAGTTTGAGCGATCCGTCCCCATTATGGGCATCATTGTGGACCACTTTGTGGACCCTCCCGGTGGCAGTCAACGAACTGCAGCCATGGGTCAGCCCTGCAACTACAG AGCGCCAGACGATGACGATGGGGAAACATTTGCAGGAGTTCAAGATTCACAAGAGGCTTGCACGACGTCCTTCTCTACTTCCCCTCCCTCGCAG CTGTACGCTTCCAGGGTCTCCTACCAGCCCCCCGTCCTAGCAGGAGCTATTGAGGTCTGCCATACTGCTGTCATTCCAAGCCAG GCACCACACGCTGCTGGCAAGGAAGACGGGCATGTGTTAATTCCAGCGCATGCCTATCATGGCCACCATGGCCACGTGACAGCGGAACGCACGGTCAACACGCCCGTCGGGAG CGGCGGGAACGACGACGACATATTGTCCCAAGGCGGGAGAAGTGCTTTTCCATCCGACCCGCTGGCATCTCTAAATGCGTTCACGAGGAAAGTCGGCGCCTTTGTCAATAAACCCAATACGCGGCGG CACTCGGCTGCAATGGACCTGCCATTTGCGGCATTTGCTCCACGAGGCCTCGACACAGAAGATAATGATCCCATG GTACATCCGCCAGACTCCCCTCCTTGCGTGTCACCTCTGCAGGCCAGCCTTCACTCTCAGGGCTCAGAGGAATCAGGACAGCAGGATGACTTTGTCATGGTTGACTTT CGGCCGGCATTTTCGAAAGACGATTTGTTGCCAATGGATCTCGGGACGTTCTACAGAGAGTTCCAGAATCCACCGCAACTGGCCAGCCTCTCACTTCACATCAGCTCTCAATCGATGGCTGACGATCTCGTG
- the creb3l1 gene encoding cyclic AMP-responsive element-binding protein 3-like protein 1: MESILETLAADKLYPTGGNNLLDLEELNEGDFLTNVPFPGDQMDDFNSELFSSFFDDHLLERPPLTDRHFFLHMDIDNSPDIQGEHSYSLSGDSAPQSPALSVKMDQDSEFEWSFSQDLSTILVKQEEPDVAHEPEPQPAEDSPFILSPAPARRGSLWKHTVCPPDDVKPVTIKDEPGEVGQCHCRPTEEGLQLPPTPPSSNHGDSDGSLPPSSPHLALPSSSPQPQQRPTGRGSASSSAAISSSPLLTAPHKLQGSGPLLLTEEEKRTLVAEGYPVPNKLPLTKSEEKALKRVRRKIKNKISAQESRRKKKEYVECLEKRVENYTSENGDLWRKVENLETTNRGLLQQLQKVQSLISGKVLPRTCKMASTQTGTCLMMMALCFVLVLGSFSPCFSSLSFVPHASSSSSLHISSPPSHQEADLYTTSQVRSRSLLFFDEGSPLVDSPATLLVERLRSRPHIQASRHTADVRGSQTRGPKLDHRETKANDDSESL, from the exons ATGGAGTCGATATTAGAGACACTGGCGGCGGATAAACTCTACCCGACCGGAGGCAACAACCTGTTGGATCTGGAGGAACTCAACGAAGGAGATTTTCTCACCAATGTG cctttcCCAGGTGATCAAATGGACGACTTCAACAGCGAGTTATTCAGCAGTTTCTTTGACGACCACCTATTAGAGCGCCCCCCGCTGACAGACAGGCATTTCTTTCTCCACATGGACATAGACAACAGCCCAG ACATCCAAGGTGAGCACAGCTACTCTTTGAGTGGAGACTCTGCCCCCCAGAGCCCTGCCCTGTCAGTCAAGATGGACCAAGACTCTG AATTTGAATGGAGCTTCAGTCAGGACCTGTCGACCATCTTGGTGAAACAGGAAGAGCCGGATGTGGCTCATGAGCCCGAGCCGCAGCCTGCCGAAGACTCGCCTTTCATACTAAGCCCAGCCCCTGCAAGAAGAGGGTCACTATGGAAACACACA GTGTGTCCTCCAGATGATGTTAAACCTGTGACTATAAAAGATGAACCAGGCGAGGTGGGACAGTGCCACTGCCGGCCTACTG AAGAGGGCCTGCAACTTCCGCCCACTCCACCCAGCAGCAACCACGGCGACAGTGACGGCTCCCTGCCGCCCTCCTCCCCACACCTGGCCCTTCCTTCGTCTTCCCCGCAGCCGCAACAGAGACCAACAGGCCGGGGGTCCGCTTCCTCATCCGCGGCCATCTCGTCTTCACCTCTACTCACTGCGCCGCAT AAACTGCAGGGCTCCGGACCCCTTTTGTTGACCGAGGAAGAGAAACGGACCCTCGTTGCTGAGGGATACCCCGTACCTAACAAACTTCCCCTCACCAAAAGTGAAGAGAAGGCTCTCAAACGAGTTAGACGGAAGATTAAAAACAAG ATCTCAGCTCAGGAGAGTcggaggaagaagaaagaataTGTGGAATGCCTGGAGAAAAG GGTTGAAAACTACACGTCAGAAAATGGTGACCTATGGAGAAAAGTGGAGAACCTGGAGACAACCAATAG GGGTCTCCTGCAGCAGCTCCAGAAAGTCCAATCGCTTATTTCAGGGAAAGTTCTGCCACGCACTTGTAAAATGGCCTCAACTCAAACGGGGACATGCCTCATG ATGATGGCATTGTGTTTTGTCCTGGTGTTGGGCTCCTTTTCCCCTTGTTTCTCTTCCCTCTCCTTTGTCCCCcacgcttcttcttcttcctccttacATATTTCTTCACCTCCATCCCACCAAGAAGCGGACCTATACACAACCAGTCAGG TTCGCTCCCGTAGCCTGCTCTTCTTCGACGAAGGGTCTCCACTAGTGGATTCCCCCGCAACATTACTAGTGGAGAGGCTCCGGTCTCGACCGCACATTCAGGCAAGCCGCCACACAGCTGATGTGCGGGGGAGCCAGACAAGAGGGCCCAAGTTGGACCACAG AGAAACAAAAGCAAACGATGATTCAGAATCCCTCTGA
- the harbi1 gene encoding putative nuclease HARBI1 isoform X2, with protein sequence MAISIAVLDCDLLLHGRGHKTLDRFDVGSVSDDFLITQFGFPREFILYLVELLRESLCRRTQRSRAISPEVQVLAALGFYTSGSFQTSMGDTIGISQASMSRCVSNVTKALIEKAPQFITLNRNPVIQEQTSQEFQRVAGLMGVFGVLDCVQVAIKAPNSEDSTYVNKRGFHSIGCQLVCDARGLLLSVETHWPGGFKAVDVLERSALYKELQESEEGYLLGDSSYPLKTWLMTPVKCPGSPAEFGYNLAHTATHEIVDRTFRAIQTRFRCLDGTKGYLQYSPERSSSIMLACCVLHNASLQSGLDAWTLERTDPLELPETFEQRPEDRDSQAEEMRKQLILKHFS encoded by the exons ATGGCGATATCCATCGCCGTTTTGGATTGTGACTTGCTGTTGCATGGTCGTGGTCACAAGACACTGGACCGATTCGATGTGGGCTCGGTATCCGATGACTTCCTCATCACACAGTTTGGCTTCCCCAGAGAGTTCATCTTGTACTTGGTGGAATTACTTAGAGAG TCACTCTGCAGGAGAACACAGAGGTCCAGAGCGATCAGTCCCGAGGTCCAAGTCCTGGCTGCGTTGGGCTTCTACACATCAGGTTCTTTCCAAACATCAATGGGAGACACTATTGGAATCAGCCAAGCGTCCATGTCCAGATGCGTGTCCAATGTTACCAAAGCTCTGATTGAGAAAGCGCCCCAGTTTATCACATTGAATAG AAATCCAGTAATTCAAGAGCAGACTTCCCAGGAATTCCAGAGGGTGGCGGGATTGATGGGCGTTTTTGGAGTTCTGGACTGTGTTCAAGTGGCCATCAAGGCTCCCAACAGCGAAGACTCAACATATGTCAACAAGAGGGGATTCCACTCTATTGGCTGTCAGCTCGTTTGTGACGCCAGAGGCTTGTTACTCAGCGTGGAAACTCACTGGCCGGGTGGTTTCAAAGCTGTGGATGTTCTGGAAAGATCTGCCCTTTACAAAGAACTGCAGGAATCTGAGGAGGGCTATTTGCTGG GTGACAGCAGTTATCCTTTAAAGACGTGGTTGATGACCCCGGTGAAATGCCCTGGATCTCCTGCAGAGTTTGGATACAATCTTGCTCACACGGCTACACATGAGATTGTGGATAGAACATTTCGCGCCATTCAGACAAGATTTCGCTGTTTAGATGGTACCAAAGGATATTTGCAG TACTCACCAGAAAGGAGCTCATCTATCATGTTGGCCTGTTGTGTTCTCCACAATGCCTCTCTGCAGTCAGGATTAGACGCTTGGACTCTGGAAAGGACAGACCCGTTAGAGCTGCCTGAAACTTTTGAGCAAAGACCCGAAGACCGGGACAGTCAGGCTGAAGAGATGCGCAAACAGCTCATTCTGAAGCACTTCAGCTAA
- the harbi1 gene encoding putative nuclease HARBI1 isoform X1, giving the protein MIHSNIEIMAISIAVLDCDLLLHGRGHKTLDRFDVGSVSDDFLITQFGFPREFILYLVELLRESLCRRTQRSRAISPEVQVLAALGFYTSGSFQTSMGDTIGISQASMSRCVSNVTKALIEKAPQFITLNRNPVIQEQTSQEFQRVAGLMGVFGVLDCVQVAIKAPNSEDSTYVNKRGFHSIGCQLVCDARGLLLSVETHWPGGFKAVDVLERSALYKELQESEEGYLLGDSSYPLKTWLMTPVKCPGSPAEFGYNLAHTATHEIVDRTFRAIQTRFRCLDGTKGYLQYSPERSSSIMLACCVLHNASLQSGLDAWTLERTDPLELPETFEQRPEDRDSQAEEMRKQLILKHFS; this is encoded by the exons ATGATTCATTCGAACATTGAAAT CATGGCGATATCCATCGCCGTTTTGGATTGTGACTTGCTGTTGCATGGTCGTGGTCACAAGACACTGGACCGATTCGATGTGGGCTCGGTATCCGATGACTTCCTCATCACACAGTTTGGCTTCCCCAGAGAGTTCATCTTGTACTTGGTGGAATTACTTAGAGAG TCACTCTGCAGGAGAACACAGAGGTCCAGAGCGATCAGTCCCGAGGTCCAAGTCCTGGCTGCGTTGGGCTTCTACACATCAGGTTCTTTCCAAACATCAATGGGAGACACTATTGGAATCAGCCAAGCGTCCATGTCCAGATGCGTGTCCAATGTTACCAAAGCTCTGATTGAGAAAGCGCCCCAGTTTATCACATTGAATAG AAATCCAGTAATTCAAGAGCAGACTTCCCAGGAATTCCAGAGGGTGGCGGGATTGATGGGCGTTTTTGGAGTTCTGGACTGTGTTCAAGTGGCCATCAAGGCTCCCAACAGCGAAGACTCAACATATGTCAACAAGAGGGGATTCCACTCTATTGGCTGTCAGCTCGTTTGTGACGCCAGAGGCTTGTTACTCAGCGTGGAAACTCACTGGCCGGGTGGTTTCAAAGCTGTGGATGTTCTGGAAAGATCTGCCCTTTACAAAGAACTGCAGGAATCTGAGGAGGGCTATTTGCTGG GTGACAGCAGTTATCCTTTAAAGACGTGGTTGATGACCCCGGTGAAATGCCCTGGATCTCCTGCAGAGTTTGGATACAATCTTGCTCACACGGCTACACATGAGATTGTGGATAGAACATTTCGCGCCATTCAGACAAGATTTCGCTGTTTAGATGGTACCAAAGGATATTTGCAG TACTCACCAGAAAGGAGCTCATCTATCATGTTGGCCTGTTGTGTTCTCCACAATGCCTCTCTGCAGTCAGGATTAGACGCTTGGACTCTGGAAAGGACAGACCCGTTAGAGCTGCCTGAAACTTTTGAGCAAAGACCCGAAGACCGGGACAGTCAGGCTGAAGAGATGCGCAAACAGCTCATTCTGAAGCACTTCAGCTAA
- the atg13 gene encoding autophagy-related protein 13 isoform X1: protein MESDLNPQDKKDLDKFIKFFALKTVQVIVQGRLGEKICIRSSSSPTGSDWFNLAIKDIPEVTHEAKKALAGQLPGVGRSMCVEISLKTSEGDSMELETWCLEMNEKCDKDIKVSYTVYDRLSVLLKSLLAVTRVTPAYKLSRKQGHDYVILYRIYFGEVQMRGLGEGFQTVRVGVVGTPVGTLTLSCAYRTNLALMSNRQFERSVPIMGIIVDHFVDPPGGSQRTAAMGQPCNYRAPDDDDGETFAGVQDSQEACTTSFSTSPPSQCICTLSPSPSKLSKALPLDNPQFPLVPGMVAHTLYASRVSYQPPVLAGAIEVCHTAVIPSQAPHAAGKEDGHVLIPAHAYHGHHGHVTAERTVNTPVGSGGNDDDILSQGGRSAFPSDPLASLNAFTRKVGAFVNKPNTRRHSAAMDLPFAAFAPRGLDTEDNDPMVHPPDSPPCVSPLQASLHSQGSEESGQQDDFVMVDFRPAFSKDDLLPMDLGTFYREFQNPPQLASLSLHISSQSMADDLVDSLPEKLAIYERNIDEFDAFVDMLQ, encoded by the exons ATGGAAAGTGACCTGAATCCCCAGGATAAAAAAGACTTGGATAAATTCATTAAGTTCTTCGCCTTGAAG ACGGTGCAGGTGATCGTCCAAGGTCGCCTGGGTGAAAAGATATGCATTCGCTCGTCTTCCTCCCCTACTGGCTCTGACTGG tttaatctAGCAATCAAAGACATCCCGGAAGTAACCCATGAAGCTAAGAAAGCACTGGCCGGTCAACTTCCCGGCGTTGGGCGCTCAATGTGTGTCGAGATCTCCCTCAAGACGTCGGAG GGGGACTCCATGGAGTTAGAGACTTGGTGCCTGGAGATGAATGAAAA ATGTGACAAGGACATCAAAGTGTCGTATACCGTCTACGACCGTCTATCCGTCCTTCTAAAGTCTCTGCTGGCTGTCACCAGAGTAACACCTGCCTACAAACTTTCCCGAAAGCAGGGACATGACTATGTGATATTGTACAG AATCTATTTTGGGGAAGTTCAAATGAGAGGATTAGGAGAAG GTTTCCAGACGGTACGCGTTGGCGTGGTGGGAACCCCCGTTGGCACTCTCACACTTTCTTGTGCCTATCGCACCAATTTGGCTTTAATGTCCAACAG ACAGTTTGAGCGATCCGTCCCCATTATGGGCATCATTGTGGACCACTTTGTGGACCCTCCCGGTGGCAGTCAACGAACTGCAGCCATGGGTCAGCCCTGCAACTACAG AGCGCCAGACGATGACGATGGGGAAACATTTGCAGGAGTTCAAGATTCACAAGAGGCTTGCACGACGTCCTTCTCTACTTCCCCTCCCTCGCAG TGTATCTGCACACTGAGTCCTTCTCCTTCCAAACTGTCCAAGGCCCTTCCCCTGGACAATCCCCAGTTTCCGCTGGTGCCTGGGATGGTCGCTCACACT CTGTACGCTTCCAGGGTCTCCTACCAGCCCCCCGTCCTAGCAGGAGCTATTGAGGTCTGCCATACTGCTGTCATTCCAAGCCAG GCACCACACGCTGCTGGCAAGGAAGACGGGCATGTGTTAATTCCAGCGCATGCCTATCATGGCCACCATGGCCACGTGACAGCGGAACGCACGGTCAACACGCCCGTCGGGAG CGGCGGGAACGACGACGACATATTGTCCCAAGGCGGGAGAAGTGCTTTTCCATCCGACCCGCTGGCATCTCTAAATGCGTTCACGAGGAAAGTCGGCGCCTTTGTCAATAAACCCAATACGCGGCGG CACTCGGCTGCAATGGACCTGCCATTTGCGGCATTTGCTCCACGAGGCCTCGACACAGAAGATAATGATCCCATG GTACATCCGCCAGACTCCCCTCCTTGCGTGTCACCTCTGCAGGCCAGCCTTCACTCTCAGGGCTCAGAGGAATCAGGACAGCAGGATGACTTTGTCATGGTTGACTTT CGGCCGGCATTTTCGAAAGACGATTTGTTGCCAATGGATCTCGGGACGTTCTACAGAGAGTTCCAGAATCCACCGCAACTGGCCAGCCTCTCACTTCACATCAGCTCTCAATCGATGGCTGACGATCTCGTG